The following proteins are encoded in a genomic region of Natrarchaeobius halalkaliphilus:
- a CDS encoding helix-turn-helix domain-containing protein, which translates to MSTKASNTRPDQTGDPEAQLDVLGDTCARTIIVATSNGPKTAKELTERTESSSATVYRRINSLLESDLLAECIRFEEDGSHTTAYEATVEQLTVRIDPDGINVSLSRLEE; encoded by the coding sequence ATGTCCACCAAAGCAAGTAATACACGACCCGACCAGACTGGCGATCCCGAAGCACAACTCGACGTGCTCGGAGATACGTGTGCACGAACGATCATCGTCGCAACGAGCAACGGCCCCAAGACGGCAAAAGAGCTGACTGAACGTACCGAAAGTTCATCGGCCACCGTTTACCGCCGAATTAACAGCTTGCTCGAGAGCGATCTCCTGGCCGAATGCATCCGATTCGAGGAGGACGGATCGCACACGACCGCCTACGAGGCGACGGTCGAACAGCTTACGGTCCGGATCGATCCGGACGGTATCAACGTTTCGCTGTCACGTCTCGAGGAGTGA
- a CDS encoding glycosyltransferase family 2 protein, whose protein sequence is MYKGKTIGVVVTAYDESAFVGRVIETVPDFVDRIYVVDDASPDDSWAVIQRVASRMNDRVEPSRAVADGGDSADGEAGRRVMTIRHEENRGYGGAVKTGYERASEDGIDVVAVMNGDGQMDPAILDRIIDPVATGEADYAKGNRLLHPDDREGMSSFRLLGNAMLTGLSKFASGYWTIGDPQNGYTAISGETIEELDLESITDQYGFLNHILTHLNLNGCRVADVSMSAVYGDEESSIRYVPFVRYVSLLLLQSFLWRLKRRYVLEGFHPTVLFYATGATGLAGGAFCLLGALGRSLRGKEGFSGGIAAFVAVLLGLVSLGIAISMDADESEELEVTYYEYSGEETEIDRPADRPIEAHQQLD, encoded by the coding sequence ATGTATAAGGGAAAAACGATCGGCGTCGTCGTCACGGCCTACGACGAGTCGGCGTTCGTCGGTCGGGTCATCGAGACGGTACCCGACTTCGTCGACCGGATCTACGTCGTCGACGACGCGTCGCCGGACGACAGTTGGGCGGTGATCCAGCGCGTCGCCTCGAGGATGAACGACCGCGTCGAACCGTCGCGGGCGGTGGCCGACGGTGGGGATAGTGCCGACGGCGAAGCCGGTCGTCGCGTGATGACGATCCGCCACGAGGAAAACCGCGGCTACGGTGGCGCGGTCAAGACGGGGTACGAACGAGCCTCTGAGGACGGTATCGACGTCGTCGCCGTGATGAACGGCGACGGTCAGATGGATCCCGCGATTCTCGACCGGATCATCGATCCCGTCGCCACCGGCGAGGCGGACTACGCCAAGGGAAACAGACTGCTCCACCCGGACGACCGAGAGGGGATGTCGTCGTTCCGGCTGCTCGGAAACGCGATGCTCACCGGTCTCTCGAAGTTCGCGTCCGGCTACTGGACGATCGGGGATCCCCAGAACGGCTACACTGCGATCTCGGGTGAGACGATCGAGGAACTCGACCTCGAGTCGATCACCGATCAGTACGGCTTCCTGAATCACATCCTCACCCATCTCAACCTCAACGGCTGTCGCGTCGCGGACGTCTCGATGTCCGCGGTCTACGGGGACGAGGAGAGCAGTATTCGGTACGTCCCCTTCGTTCGCTACGTCTCGTTGCTGTTGCTCCAGAGTTTCCTCTGGCGGCTCAAACGACGCTACGTGCTCGAGGGGTTTCACCCGACCGTACTCTTTTATGCAACTGGGGCTACCGGCCTGGCCGGCGGAGCGTTCTGTCTTCTCGGTGCGCTCGGTCGAAGCCTCCGCGGAAAGGAGGGGTTTTCGGGCGGAATCGCCGCGTTCGTCGCCGTTTTGCTCGGCCTCGTCTCGCTCGGAATCGCGATCTCGATGGACGCCGACGAGAGCGAGGAACTCGAGGTGACGTACTACGAGTACAGCGGCGAGGAGACGGAGATCGACCGGCCGGCAGACCGACCGATCGAAGCACACCAGCAGCTGGACTGA
- a CDS encoding DUF1616 domain-containing protein has product MSFGTETRTRLESVRRYPSDLAAVSVLAVFSYVVIASVPDGNVVRLFLVVPFALFLPGYAVASILFPAGSRDARETASGDLERRTGGIDLLERLGLSFALSLAVVPLVVLSVAVTEWGLGTESVAAGIGLVTIALAQIGVVRRLRTPESIRFNPSSIVTAIRARRDHESRLTLSSVLLVVAIGTAVGALLFGFFAPASAGGFTELGLYSETDDGELVAGEIPNEIEPGESVPVTVSVDNQEGDDREYAIVVQQQSVEAGEVTERTAVGEIELEVPNGETETIEPEITPDAAVNETVRISVLLYEDGDVPAIPTNENADQETYVWVTVTEDPEAADD; this is encoded by the coding sequence ATGAGCTTTGGGACGGAGACACGGACCCGGCTCGAGTCCGTGCGCCGGTATCCGTCAGATCTCGCGGCCGTCTCGGTGCTCGCGGTGTTCTCGTACGTCGTGATCGCGTCGGTCCCCGATGGAAACGTCGTCCGGCTGTTTCTGGTCGTCCCGTTCGCGCTCTTTCTCCCGGGCTATGCGGTTGCGTCGATTCTGTTTCCGGCGGGCAGCCGTGACGCACGGGAAACGGCGTCGGGCGATCTCGAGCGACGGACCGGTGGAATCGACCTTCTCGAGCGTCTCGGACTGTCGTTCGCGCTGTCGCTTGCGGTCGTCCCGCTGGTCGTCCTCTCGGTCGCGGTGACGGAGTGGGGCCTCGGAACCGAATCAGTCGCGGCGGGGATCGGCCTCGTCACCATCGCGCTCGCACAGATCGGGGTCGTTCGTCGCCTTCGGACGCCGGAGTCGATCCGATTTAACCCCTCGTCGATCGTGACGGCGATCCGCGCTCGACGCGACCACGAGTCCCGACTGACGCTTTCTTCGGTCCTGCTCGTCGTTGCGATCGGGACGGCAGTCGGCGCGTTGCTCTTTGGGTTCTTTGCGCCGGCCTCAGCGGGCGGCTTCACCGAGCTCGGATTGTACTCCGAAACCGACGACGGCGAGCTCGTGGCTGGCGAGATCCCGAACGAAATCGAACCGGGCGAGTCGGTCCCGGTCACGGTTTCGGTCGACAATCAGGAAGGGGACGATCGAGAGTACGCGATCGTCGTCCAGCAGCAATCCGTCGAAGCGGGTGAGGTGACTGAGCGAACGGCAGTCGGTGAGATCGAACTCGAGGTTCCAAACGGTGAAACCGAAACGATCGAACCGGAGATCACGCCGGATGCGGCCGTCAACGAGACCGTTCGAATCAGCGTACTCCTCTACGAGGATGGCGACGTTCCGGCGATACCCACGAACGAAAACGCAGACCAGGAAACGTACGTTTGGGTGACCGTCACTGAGGACCCAGAGGCTGCGGACGATTGA
- a CDS encoding DUF354 domain-containing protein: protein MRILVFANTPAHVHLYRHAVSRLEGAGHEVLVLTREYACTTDLLEFFGLPYRRYGTHETAAPSKPRLARELTEQAARITSQSLRFRPDVVFGRGPYAALAGTIARAPTVLVLDDEPGDFNHTVSRPFADCILSPAVTRRDLGSDHYTFEGFKECAYLHPAVFEPDGAVREYLGVGADEPFALVRFNALDALHDGGLEGFKSRERRELVERLSERATVFVSDESGEMDLSGLPARPYDLHPALIHDAMAEASLLVADTGTMVNEAALLGTPALRYRGSDDHEYGEFRELERVGLAEQFDEYAAVRDRALALLTDETADERWQRRRREYVGGLTDLTDLLVDVATARGTLERVTDRTRDALAPRSASE from the coding sequence ATGCGGATTCTCGTCTTCGCCAATACGCCCGCCCACGTTCACCTGTACCGCCACGCCGTCTCCCGACTCGAGGGGGCCGGACACGAGGTACTCGTTCTGACGAGGGAGTACGCCTGTACGACCGACCTACTCGAGTTCTTCGGTCTTCCCTACCGACGGTACGGTACCCACGAGACGGCCGCCCCGTCGAAACCCAGGCTCGCTCGCGAGCTCACGGAGCAGGCGGCTCGGATCACGTCACAGTCGCTGCGATTCCGACCGGACGTCGTCTTCGGTCGGGGGCCGTACGCCGCCCTCGCGGGAACGATCGCTCGAGCGCCGACCGTCCTCGTTCTCGACGACGAACCCGGCGACTTCAACCACACCGTGTCCCGTCCGTTCGCGGACTGCATCCTCTCGCCGGCGGTCACCCGCCGCGATCTCGGGAGCGACCACTACACCTTCGAGGGCTTCAAAGAGTGCGCCTACCTCCACCCGGCGGTGTTCGAACCCGACGGTGCCGTTCGCGAGTACCTCGGCGTCGGCGCGGACGAACCGTTCGCGCTGGTACGGTTCAACGCCCTCGACGCGCTCCACGATGGCGGCCTCGAGGGATTCAAATCACGCGAGCGACGGGAGTTGGTAGAGCGACTGAGCGAACGCGCGACCGTCTTCGTCTCCGACGAGAGTGGCGAGATGGACCTGTCCGGACTGCCGGCTCGTCCGTACGACTTACATCCAGCGCTGATCCACGACGCGATGGCCGAAGCGTCGCTGCTGGTCGCGGATACGGGTACGATGGTCAACGAGGCCGCACTCCTCGGCACGCCCGCACTCCGGTATCGCGGGAGCGACGATCACGAGTACGGCGAGTTCCGGGAACTCGAGCGAGTCGGCCTCGCGGAACAGTTCGACGAGTACGCGGCAGTTCGGGATCGCGCTCTGGCGCTTCTCACCGACGAGACGGCCGACGAGCGGTGGCAGCGACGCCGACGGGAGTACGTCGGCGGACTAACCGACCTGACTGACCTGCTGGTCGACGTCGCAACGGCGAGGGGAACGCTCGAGCGGGTTACCGACCGGACGAGGGACGCACTCGCACCGCGGTCGGCGTCGGAGTAG
- a CDS encoding PadR family transcriptional regulator has protein sequence MHDLTGFQRDLLYVIAGADRPSGQTVKDEVEKYYSSEINHGRLYPNLDTLVNKELVEKGQLDRRTNYYAITDDGRQRIDERREWERQYVDV, from the coding sequence ATGCACGATCTGACCGGCTTTCAGCGAGACCTGCTGTACGTGATCGCGGGTGCGGATCGACCGTCGGGCCAGACAGTCAAAGACGAAGTCGAGAAGTACTACAGCTCCGAGATCAATCACGGTCGCCTGTACCCAAATCTCGATACGTTGGTCAACAAAGAGCTGGTCGAAAAAGGACAACTAGACAGACGAACGAACTACTACGCGATCACGGACGATGGAAGACAGCGAATCGACGAACGCCGCGAGTGGGAACGACAGTACGTCGACGTGTGA
- a CDS encoding DUF7344 domain-containing protein, whose translation MSEHELTQAELFDVFSNARRRHAVQYLKRKGGSCDLAPLVEQVAAWENDTPPDDVTRTQRRRVYISLYQTHLPMLEDHGIVDWDPEAHAIELLPSEEVFEPYLDRRLGSERPWHRLYVTAATVGVIAFGLGWLSIGPATNEVVPVVALGLCLVVFALSVAQYVSRRPDLEVPFVRASR comes from the coding sequence ATGTCTGAACACGAACTCACCCAGGCCGAGCTGTTCGACGTGTTCAGCAACGCCCGAAGACGACATGCCGTTCAGTACTTGAAACGCAAGGGTGGATCCTGTGACCTCGCACCGCTCGTCGAACAGGTCGCTGCCTGGGAGAACGACACTCCTCCGGACGATGTCACCCGCACGCAACGGCGGCGGGTGTACATTTCGCTCTATCAGACCCACCTGCCGATGCTCGAGGACCACGGGATCGTCGACTGGGACCCCGAAGCGCACGCGATCGAACTCCTCCCGAGCGAGGAAGTCTTCGAACCGTACCTCGACCGCCGTCTCGGGAGCGAGCGCCCATGGCACCGTCTCTACGTGACGGCGGCCACGGTCGGTGTGATCGCGTTCGGTCTCGGCTGGCTCTCGATCGGTCCGGCGACGAACGAGGTCGTCCCTGTCGTCGCGCTCGGCCTCTGTCTCGTCGTTTTCGCGCTATCGGTCGCCCAGTACGTTTCCCGCCGACCCGATCTCGAGGTCCCGTTCGTCCGTGCGAGTCGGTAG
- a CDS encoding acyltransferase, producing the protein MGGLVQGNGCTIDEDVTTGYGEFDEPTRIGHDGTIRAGSIVYGDVTIGDRVSTGHDVLIREGTRIGDDVLVGTKTVIDGRTTIGSRVSLQTNVYVPTETTIGSDVFVGPSAVLTNDEYPVRSDGQLQGPTIEDGASIGANATLLPGVTIGENAFVAAGAVVTDDVPADTLAVGSPATTRPLPAALEGANQIA; encoded by the coding sequence ATGGGCGGGCTCGTTCAGGGGAACGGGTGTACGATCGACGAGGACGTAACGACCGGATACGGCGAGTTCGACGAACCGACGCGGATCGGACACGACGGGACGATTCGAGCCGGCTCGATCGTCTACGGTGACGTCACGATCGGGGACAGGGTTTCGACCGGACACGACGTGTTGATCCGAGAAGGGACCAGGATCGGGGACGACGTTCTCGTCGGCACGAAAACCGTGATCGACGGACGAACGACGATCGGGTCGCGCGTGAGCCTCCAGACGAACGTCTACGTTCCGACGGAGACGACGATCGGCAGCGACGTGTTCGTCGGTCCGAGCGCGGTGCTGACGAACGACGAGTATCCGGTCCGAAGCGATGGACAACTCCAGGGGCCGACGATCGAGGATGGCGCGTCGATCGGTGCGAACGCCACGCTGTTGCCGGGCGTCACGATCGGAGAGAACGCCTTCGTCGCGGCCGGTGCCGTCGTCACCGACGACGTTCCAGCTGATACGCTCGCCGTCGGATCGCCAGCCACCACACGACCGCTACCTGCGGCCCTCGAGGGGGCGAACCAGATCGCATGA
- a CDS encoding DegT/DnrJ/EryC1/StrS family aminotransferase, with the protein MTDTTETETETDATVESRTNDRSTDGGVDADSSGGAAGSRSRPSADAEGRRDEPIAIADPALGDDAKRRVESVIDAGELADGPEVRAFEAAFADYCRTDEAVATSNGTTALHAALEALGVDNGDAVVTSPFSFVASANAIRLAGGTPVFADVDPETYTLDPHDVERVLAERDDVVGLLPVHLYGLAADMPSLCDLADDHDLFVLEDACQAHGAEIDGDRAGGLGDAACFSFYPTKNMTTGEGGIVTTDDADLADRISSYVNHGRETSGTGGYEHVRLGHNFRMTSLAAAIGRAQLERLPDLTRTRRDHAAYYDDRFDDLSLETPTEPPGYRHVYHQYTVRVDDRDGLRDALESRNVDSAVYYGTPIHRQPAYETVSTAAAQLPKAERAAETVLSLPVHPGLSTRDLETVAETVRDSLETT; encoded by the coding sequence ATGACCGATACGACCGAGACTGAAACCGAGACCGATGCGACCGTCGAATCGAGAACGAACGACCGGTCCACCGATGGTGGCGTCGACGCCGACTCGAGTGGCGGCGCCGCCGGATCGAGGTCGCGACCGAGTGCGGACGCTGAGGGTCGACGAGACGAGCCGATAGCGATCGCGGATCCGGCGCTCGGAGACGATGCAAAGCGCCGGGTCGAGTCGGTTATCGACGCCGGCGAGCTCGCGGATGGTCCAGAAGTCAGGGCCTTCGAAGCCGCGTTCGCGGACTACTGCCGAACCGACGAGGCCGTCGCGACCTCGAACGGAACCACGGCGCTGCACGCTGCTCTCGAGGCCCTCGGCGTCGACAACGGCGACGCCGTCGTTACCTCGCCGTTCTCGTTCGTCGCGAGCGCGAACGCGATCCGACTCGCCGGCGGGACGCCGGTGTTCGCCGACGTCGATCCCGAAACCTACACCCTGGACCCGCACGACGTCGAGCGGGTTCTCGCGGAACGAGACGACGTGGTCGGACTCTTGCCGGTCCACCTGTACGGATTGGCCGCGGACATGCCGTCGCTCTGCGATCTCGCTGACGATCACGATCTCTTCGTCCTCGAGGACGCCTGTCAGGCACACGGAGCCGAAATCGATGGCGACCGTGCCGGCGGGTTGGGTGATGCGGCCTGTTTCTCGTTCTATCCGACCAAGAACATGACGACCGGCGAGGGCGGGATCGTCACCACCGACGACGCGGATCTCGCTGACCGAATCTCGAGTTACGTCAACCACGGCCGGGAAACGAGCGGAACGGGAGGGTACGAACACGTCCGGCTCGGTCACAACTTCCGAATGACGAGCCTCGCGGCGGCGATCGGACGCGCACAGCTCGAGCGCCTCCCCGATCTCACCCGGACGCGACGCGACCACGCGGCGTACTACGACGACCGGTTCGACGACCTCTCGCTCGAGACGCCGACGGAGCCACCCGGCTACCGACACGTCTACCATCAGTACACGGTTCGAGTTGACGATCGAGATGGACTTCGAGACGCACTCGAGAGCCGGAACGTCGATTCGGCGGTGTACTACGGGACGCCGATCCATCGACAGCCGGCCTACGAGACCGTCAGCACCGCAGCAGCGCAGCTTCCGAAAGCGGAGCGAGCGGCCGAAACGGTTCTCTCGCTTCCCGTCCACCCGGGTCTCTCGACACGCGACCTCGAAACGGTCGCCGAAACAGTCCGCGATTCGCTCGAAACCACATGA
- a CDS encoding DUF7563 family protein: MESSTAGARCRNCGTHVTQQFARVFGDNGDVVHGCPACTTYREMQSGNHLPGDETR; encoded by the coding sequence ATGGAATCGTCCACGGCGGGTGCCCGCTGTCGAAACTGCGGTACGCACGTTACGCAGCAATTCGCCCGGGTGTTCGGAGACAACGGCGACGTCGTCCACGGCTGTCCGGCCTGTACGACCTATCGGGAGATGCAATCGGGCAATCATCTTCCCGGCGACGAAACTCGATAA
- the pyrI gene encoding aspartate carbamoyltransferase regulatory subunit: protein MSNDHELRVSKIRHGTVIDHVRAGQALNVLAILGIDGGDGEEVSVGINVPSDRLARKDIVKVEDRELSQDEVDVLSLIAPDASINIVREYEVVEKHRVERPDAVEGVLSCPNPGCITTGGEPVTSQFEVLEDGVRCAYCGTITREEIASLIDT from the coding sequence GTGAGTAACGATCACGAACTCCGCGTCAGCAAGATCCGGCACGGAACCGTTATCGATCACGTTCGCGCGGGTCAGGCGCTCAACGTTCTCGCGATTCTGGGGATCGACGGCGGCGACGGGGAGGAGGTTTCGGTCGGTATCAACGTTCCGTCCGATCGGCTGGCGCGAAAGGATATCGTCAAGGTCGAAGACCGAGAGCTCAGCCAGGACGAGGTGGACGTTCTCTCGTTGATCGCACCCGACGCCTCGATCAACATCGTTCGGGAGTACGAAGTCGTCGAAAAACACCGCGTCGAACGTCCCGACGCCGTCGAAGGCGTCCTCTCGTGTCCCAACCCGGGCTGTATCACGACGGGTGGCGAGCCGGTGACGTCCCAGTTCGAGGTGCTCGAGGACGGAGTTCGATGTGCGTACTGCGGGACGATCACCAGAGAGGAGATCGCCTCGTTGATCGACACCTGA
- a CDS encoding Gfo/Idh/MocA family protein, which produces MSTERTPLTSLPVRVGVIGVGAMGKNHARIYSELRDVDLVGVTDRDTDAATRVAGEYGTESLALERLLERCDAVSVAVPTHVHADVVSRCFEAGVHVLVEKPIAETIEEGREMAAHARDAGLLLQVGHIERFNPAVRTVSELIDDLDVISLEAERLGPPTDRSALGNVVFDLMVHDVDIVGAILGAEPDSISAMGTGDGKYATATVEYDDVVARLTASRVTQKKVRKLTVTARECLVEVDYLEQSVLIHRDSYPEYLIDDGQRRYRHESVVERPRVDNGEPLRHELESFLEAARTGSEPVVTAQDGIDALETVQRIDGIVSDDGHSDEEGQAQQREQDGAQPDHESDQEREQEVQA; this is translated from the coding sequence ATGAGTACGGAACGAACACCTCTAACGTCACTGCCGGTTCGCGTCGGCGTCATCGGCGTCGGCGCGATGGGGAAAAATCACGCGCGAATATACAGCGAACTGCGAGACGTAGATCTCGTCGGCGTCACCGACCGGGATACCGACGCCGCCACTCGAGTCGCTGGGGAGTACGGAACCGAATCGCTCGCGCTCGAGCGGCTGCTCGAGCGATGCGACGCGGTCAGCGTTGCCGTTCCGACCCACGTCCACGCCGACGTGGTTTCGCGGTGTTTCGAGGCCGGCGTTCACGTGCTCGTCGAGAAGCCGATCGCGGAGACGATCGAGGAGGGACGAGAGATGGCGGCCCACGCTCGCGACGCCGGGCTGCTCTTGCAGGTCGGCCACATCGAGCGGTTCAATCCGGCGGTTCGGACGGTCAGCGAGCTGATCGACGATCTGGACGTGATCAGCCTGGAAGCCGAGCGTCTCGGCCCGCCCACCGACCGATCGGCGCTGGGAAACGTCGTCTTCGATCTGATGGTCCACGACGTCGACATCGTCGGTGCAATCCTCGGTGCCGAGCCGGACTCGATCTCAGCGATGGGAACCGGTGATGGCAAGTACGCGACTGCGACGGTCGAATACGACGACGTCGTGGCGAGGCTCACGGCGAGTCGAGTCACCCAGAAGAAGGTGCGCAAGCTCACGGTGACCGCTCGAGAGTGCCTCGTCGAGGTCGACTACCTCGAGCAGTCCGTGCTGATCCATCGCGACTCCTATCCAGAGTACCTGATCGACGACGGACAGCGCCGCTACCGACACGAGAGCGTCGTCGAGCGCCCGCGAGTCGACAACGGCGAACCGCTCCGTCACGAACTCGAGTCGTTCCTCGAGGCGGCCCGGACCGGGTCGGAACCGGTGGTGACGGCCCAGGACGGGATCGACGCGCTCGAGACGGTCCAGCGGATCGACGGGATCGTTTCCGACGACGGGCACTCGGATGAGGAGGGACAGGCCCAACAGCGCGAGCAAGACGGAGCGCAGCCGGACCACGAATCGGATCAGGAACGCGAACAGGAGGTGCAGGCCTGA
- a CDS encoding nucleotide sugar dehydrogenase: MVDGDGLYGSSRSDEQQRALLTSGRVPVAVYGLGKMGLPLAGVYAETTGNVTGVDIDPSVVGTVTNGESHVVGEPGLEALIADQVAAGRLEATTDGTAAAERARIHVVIVPTLLDDRQKPDLSTVDSVADDIAAGLSPGDLVIAESTLPPGTCRDVLRPHLAGKSGLESDAFGLAFCPERTSSGTALRDVRGQYPKVVGGVDAESGRAAAIVYDELSSNDVHLVSDATTAEAVKVFEGIYRDVNIALANELGRLADELEISVREAIETANDLPMCQIHDPGPGVGGHCIPYYPHFLLSRMTEPMELTRTARTVNDGMPTVTADRLEEELSSVGTSIAEASVVVLGLTYRAGVEETRASPAIDLVETLEDRGAAVAGIDPLVDPASCGARPVEIDRLEEEHFDAAVIVTPHEEFDRIPWTALESMIVVDTRDAMDLSGTDHRVYTLAGSADGRRPRAGASGDAVDRPDGEPGSEHGTASVRRTDGGNDV, encoded by the coding sequence ATGGTCGACGGCGATGGACTCTACGGCTCGAGTCGGTCAGACGAGCAACAGCGGGCGCTGTTGACGAGCGGCCGCGTTCCGGTCGCCGTCTACGGGCTCGGAAAAATGGGGTTGCCCCTCGCTGGGGTCTACGCGGAGACGACCGGCAACGTCACCGGCGTCGACATCGATCCGTCCGTCGTCGGGACCGTGACGAACGGCGAGAGTCACGTCGTCGGCGAGCCGGGACTCGAGGCTCTAATCGCGGATCAGGTCGCCGCCGGACGCCTCGAGGCGACGACGGACGGAACGGCCGCAGCCGAGCGTGCCCGGATCCACGTCGTGATCGTTCCGACGTTGCTCGACGACCGCCAGAAACCGGATCTCTCGACCGTCGATTCGGTGGCGGATGACATCGCGGCTGGACTCTCCCCTGGTGATCTGGTGATCGCGGAATCGACCCTGCCGCCGGGAACCTGTCGGGACGTCCTGCGGCCGCATCTGGCGGGCAAGAGCGGGCTCGAGTCCGACGCGTTCGGGCTGGCGTTCTGTCCCGAGCGCACTTCCTCGGGGACGGCGCTTCGGGACGTTCGCGGTCAGTATCCGAAAGTCGTCGGCGGCGTCGACGCGGAAAGCGGACGGGCGGCCGCCATCGTCTACGACGAGCTCTCGAGCAACGACGTCCACCTCGTCTCGGATGCCACGACCGCCGAGGCGGTGAAGGTCTTCGAGGGGATCTATCGCGACGTCAACATCGCGCTCGCGAACGAACTTGGACGGCTGGCCGACGAGCTCGAAATCTCGGTTCGGGAGGCGATCGAGACGGCGAACGACCTTCCCATGTGTCAGATCCACGACCCCGGCCCCGGCGTTGGCGGTCACTGCATTCCTTACTATCCGCACTTCCTCCTCTCGCGGATGACTGAACCGATGGAGTTGACACGAACGGCGCGAACGGTGAACGACGGGATGCCGACCGTCACTGCCGACCGCCTCGAGGAGGAGCTCTCGTCCGTCGGAACCTCGATCGCGGAGGCATCGGTCGTCGTGCTCGGGCTCACCTACCGCGCCGGCGTCGAGGAAACCCGCGCCTCGCCGGCGATCGACCTCGTCGAAACGCTCGAGGATCGCGGCGCGGCCGTCGCCGGCATCGATCCGCTCGTCGATCCGGCGAGTTGCGGCGCTCGCCCGGTCGAGATCGATCGGCTCGAGGAGGAGCACTTCGATGCGGCCGTCATCGTCACGCCCCACGAGGAGTTCGATCGAATTCCCTGGACGGCACTCGAGTCGATGATCGTCGTCGACACGCGAGACGCGATGGATCTTTCCGGAACCGACCACCGAGTGTATACGCTCGCCGGGTCCGCCGACGGACGGCGACCCCGCGCCGGAGCGAGCGGGGACGCAGTCGACCGTCCGGACGGCGAGCCCGGATCCGAGCACGGAACCGCGAGCGTGCGCCGAACGGACGGGGGAAACGATGTATAA
- a CDS encoding TlpA family protein disulfide reductase, whose product MKRRSLIVGSVGLCGLSGCLDDSSVDEPSDSTATSSDDDSLEPPFTIRTVDAPGSPAGEMTVPRSGALLVNFTRMACPTSAEMLSTLGTVSDTLSDDHDHDSGDAPVRLLSVTDPTRGLSPSETELAEWWDDNDGRWPVGIDSDGRLNRYYDVAGFPMTIIIDSEGTVHWRNRRGTTANNVLTAIDTVLEDGSD is encoded by the coding sequence ATGAAGCGGCGATCTCTCATTGTCGGTTCTGTCGGCCTGTGCGGTCTGAGCGGGTGTCTCGATGACTCGAGCGTAGACGAACCGAGCGATTCGACGGCCACGTCTTCCGATGACGACTCCCTCGAACCACCGTTTACGATCAGGACGGTCGACGCGCCGGGAAGTCCAGCCGGCGAGATGACGGTTCCGCGATCCGGAGCGCTTCTCGTCAACTTCACTCGAATGGCGTGTCCGACGAGTGCAGAGATGCTCTCGACGCTGGGAACGGTCTCTGATACGCTCTCAGACGACCACGATCACGATTCGGGCGACGCACCCGTTCGATTGCTCTCCGTTACGGACCCGACCCGCGGTCTTTCCCCTTCCGAAACCGAGCTAGCCGAGTGGTGGGACGATAACGACGGGAGGTGGCCGGTCGGTATCGACTCCGATGGCAGGCTCAATCGGTATTACGACGTTGCCGGTTTTCCGATGACGATTATTATCGATAGCGAGGGGACGGTCCACTGGCGAAACAGGCGCGGGACGACCGCAAACAACGTCCTCACTGCGATCGATACCGTTCTCGAGGACGGATCGGACTGA